In Anopheles gambiae chromosome 2, idAnoGambNW_F1_1, whole genome shotgun sequence, a single window of DNA contains:
- the LOC1274545 gene encoding RNA pseudouridylate synthase domain-containing protein 1: MIDEIVDRIVQFFSTGLVEKIIKAFLVLCDRFVNFILSLCEGNNYKKKDETVDVLYTSGNFLVINKKHDLLINSNDTKKKTVQTIMRKQFPEYVQDNLTHDFYFAHRLDFATSGILCIPLNKNACKEVCQVFEEQRARKYYLALLRGHTDFDEEVIDIAIGEDVRFKDTSKKMCTILEDELCQNPRRSITKVLVLDRGYYNGKPVTKVLLRPITGRRHQLRLHCSQIGHVIVGDYTYSLKIDTSPPRMFLHAFRLVLPNTIENLDIQTDDPFTEKALKYKWKVVEQVNSIANAFDIIDSF, from the exons ATGATAGATGAAATCGTAGACCGCATCGTTCAGTTCTTTTCCACTGGACTGGtggaaaaaatcatcaaagctTTCCTAGTCCTATGCGATCGGTTTGTGAATTTCATCCTTTCCCTATGCGAGGGAAACAATTACAAGAAAAAGGACGAAACGGTCGATGTGCTGTATACTAGTGGCAACTTTTTGGTCATCAACAAGAAGCACGATTTACTGATAAACTCAAATGACACAAAAAAG AAAACTGTGCAAACAATAATGCGGAAACAATTTCCCGAATACGTGCAGGATAATCTCACCCATGACTTTTACTTCGCTCATCGGCTTGACTTTGCCACCAGTGGAATACTGTGCATTCCGCTGAACAAAAATGCTTGCAAAGAAGTGTGCCAGGTGTTCGAGGAGCAGCGCGCCAGGAAGTACTATCTAGCGTTGCTCCGCGGGCATACCGATTTTGACGAGGAAGTAATCGACATCGCGATAG GCGAAGATGTGCGGTTCAAGGATACAAGCAAAAAAATGTGCACCATCCTGGAGGATGAACTATGCCAAAATCCACGACGTAGTATAACGAAAGTGCTGGTGCTGGATAGAGGCTACTACAACGGGAAGCCGGTCACCAAAGTGCTTTTACGGCCAATCACCGGTCGCCGGCATCAGTTACGGCTACACTGCTCGCAGATCGGCCACGTGATCGTAGGAGACTACACGTACAGCTTGAAAATCGACACGTCGCCGCCACGCATGTTTCTGCACGCGTTTCGCCTCGTGCTACCGAACACAATCGAAAATCTCGATATTCAGACGGACGATCCGTTCACGGAGAAAGCGCTCAAGTACAAGTGGAAAGTGGTGGAGCAGGTGAACAGCATTGCGAACGCGTTCGACATCATCGACTCATTTTAA